One Streptomyces sp. SAI-135 DNA segment encodes these proteins:
- a CDS encoding sugar ABC transporter permease produces MTSTFLADKRSGPGTDLPPPESVRARGRGRRRAVHWLTAVGFQLPALVLFIGMVLLPMLFALYAAFFRWGGFGMPSDYVGTDNFTDLFDNPVFLGDLWRCLVLVVLSLLLQLPFALAMAVLLNQKLRGRAVYRMLFFAPYVLSEAITGVLFSMVFAPDDGLADHVLGAVGLDGVGGLWFADPSYVMATLFLVMTWKYFGFHMMLYLAGLQSIPRELTEAALIDGASPWQRFRNVTLPLLAPTLRISVFLSVIGAIQLFDLVWVITQGGPDHHSETMAVTMFQYGFKRYQVGYASAISVVMFGICLVFALAYQRFVLRRDLEGATTTMRGDGK; encoded by the coding sequence ATGACCTCCACGTTCCTCGCAGACAAGCGGAGCGGTCCGGGCACCGATCTCCCGCCCCCGGAATCAGTCAGGGCCCGGGGGCGGGGCCGCCGGCGTGCAGTGCACTGGCTCACCGCGGTCGGCTTCCAGCTGCCCGCCCTGGTGCTGTTCATCGGCATGGTCCTGCTGCCGATGCTGTTCGCGCTGTACGCGGCCTTCTTCCGCTGGGGCGGCTTCGGCATGCCCTCGGACTACGTCGGCACCGACAACTTCACGGACCTCTTCGACAACCCGGTCTTCCTGGGCGACCTGTGGCGCTGTCTGGTCCTGGTGGTGCTCTCCCTGCTGCTCCAACTGCCGTTCGCGCTCGCCATGGCGGTCCTGCTCAACCAGAAGCTGCGCGGCCGGGCCGTCTACCGGATGCTGTTCTTCGCGCCCTACGTGCTGTCCGAGGCGATCACCGGCGTGCTGTTCAGCATGGTCTTCGCCCCCGACGACGGGCTCGCCGACCACGTCCTGGGCGCGGTCGGGCTCGACGGCGTGGGCGGGCTGTGGTTCGCCGACCCCTCCTACGTGATGGCGACGCTCTTCCTCGTCATGACCTGGAAGTACTTCGGCTTCCACATGATGCTCTACCTGGCCGGACTCCAGTCCATCCCACGGGAGTTGACGGAGGCCGCGCTCATCGACGGAGCCAGTCCCTGGCAGCGGTTCCGCAACGTCACCCTGCCGCTGCTCGCGCCCACCCTCCGGATCAGCGTCTTCCTGTCCGTCATCGGGGCGATCCAGCTCTTCGACCTGGTCTGGGTCATCACCCAGGGCGGGCCCGACCACCACTCCGAGACGATGGCCGTGACCATGTTCCAGTACGGCTTCAAGCGCTACCAGGTCGGCTACGCCAGCGCGATCAGCGTGGTCATGTTCGGCATCTGCCTCGTCTTCGCCCTCGCCTACCAGCGGTTCGTGCTCCGCCGCGACCTCGAAGGGGCCACCACCACGATGAGGGGGGACGGCAAGTGA
- a CDS encoding extracellular solute-binding protein has product MGDPALSRRGFLAASAAAGLGMTALTGCGGDSDGGSSDGTTTVEWWNISTTEPAKSVWAALAKKFEAANPKIKIKIVQLENDAYKSKMTALTASGKLPDIFHTWGGGVLKQQVDAGLVEDLTDRTKPWADGLLKVTKEPYIYDDKVYGIPFDMGMIGFWYNKKLFQQAGVSEPPTTWGGFLEAVSKLKSKNITPIALAGKEKWPGMYYWAYLAMRTAGIDALQKASEDKDFTGAGFVDAGRHLKELVDLQPFQKGFLNAAYSTPTGQAAAVGNGKAAMELMGQWAPSVQADSGKGLGDDLGFFPFPAVEGGKGAITEVFGGGGGHALRRGAPQAAVDFLKFFASEATELELVKKTSVLPVLPNAEKAMTDPNLKLVQAQLKAATGFQLYLDQAYAPAVGQEVNDSVAALIAGSKSPEQVAQSITQTAKEEQ; this is encoded by the coding sequence ATGGGCGACCCGGCACTGTCCCGCCGTGGTTTTCTGGCGGCGTCCGCCGCGGCCGGTCTTGGTATGACGGCACTGACCGGTTGTGGCGGCGACTCGGACGGAGGGTCGTCCGACGGGACGACCACGGTGGAGTGGTGGAACATCTCCACCACCGAGCCGGCGAAGAGTGTCTGGGCGGCCCTCGCCAAGAAGTTCGAGGCCGCGAACCCCAAGATCAAGATAAAGATCGTCCAGTTGGAGAACGACGCCTACAAGTCGAAGATGACGGCCCTGACCGCCTCCGGGAAGCTGCCCGACATCTTCCACACCTGGGGCGGTGGCGTTCTCAAGCAGCAGGTCGACGCGGGCCTCGTCGAGGATCTGACCGACCGGACCAAGCCATGGGCCGACGGTCTGCTGAAGGTGACCAAGGAGCCGTACATCTACGACGACAAGGTCTACGGCATTCCGTTCGACATGGGCATGATCGGCTTCTGGTACAACAAGAAGCTGTTCCAGCAGGCCGGCGTCAGCGAACCGCCCACCACCTGGGGCGGCTTCCTGGAGGCCGTGAGCAAGCTGAAGTCGAAGAACATCACGCCCATCGCGCTCGCCGGCAAGGAGAAGTGGCCCGGCATGTACTACTGGGCCTACCTCGCGATGCGCACCGCGGGCATCGACGCCCTCCAGAAGGCCAGTGAGGACAAGGACTTCACCGGCGCCGGGTTCGTCGATGCCGGCCGCCACCTCAAGGAACTCGTGGACCTGCAGCCCTTCCAGAAGGGCTTCCTCAACGCCGCCTACTCCACCCCCACCGGCCAGGCGGCCGCCGTCGGCAACGGCAAGGCGGCCATGGAACTCATGGGCCAGTGGGCCCCGTCCGTGCAGGCCGACTCCGGCAAGGGGCTCGGCGACGACCTCGGGTTCTTCCCGTTCCCCGCGGTCGAGGGCGGCAAGGGCGCCATCACCGAGGTGTTCGGCGGCGGTGGCGGACACGCCCTGCGCCGGGGCGCCCCGCAGGCCGCCGTCGACTTCCTGAAGTTCTTCGCCTCCGAGGCCACCGAACTCGAACTGGTCAAGAAGACCAGCGTCCTTCCCGTGCTCCCGAACGCGGAGAAGGCCATGACCGACCCCAACCTCAAGCTGGTCCAGGCGCAGTTGAAGGCCGCCACCGGCTTCCAGCTCTACCTCGACCAGGCGTACGCCCCCGCTGTCGGCCAGGAGGTCAACGACAGCGTGGCCGCCCTGATCGCCGGCTCCAAGTCCCCCGAACAGGTCGCACAGTCGATCACGCAGACCGCGAAGGAAGAGCAGTAG
- a CDS encoding amino acid transporter, translating into MATTEHPPPSRLRSWMLEGLSDMGKGGGHTGPHAEPEPPHKGQPWYRVMCLTGVDYFSTLGYQPGIAALAAGLLSPVATIVLVLVTLVGALPVYRRVAEESPHGEGSIAMLERLLSFWQGKLFVLTLLGFAATDFLITITLSAADASTHLVENPHLNSTLHNQQMLITLILVALLGAVFLKGFLEAVGVAVALVGVYLALNVVVVIVGLWHVVTAGHVITDWSSALTAEHGNVLAMVGVALLVFPKLALGLSGFETGVAVMPHVKGDDGDTEEHPRGRVRDTKKLLTAAAVIMSVFLIATSFITTLLIPEKDFESGGPANGRALAYLAHEYLGGAFGTVYDVSTIAILWFAGASAMAGLLNLMPRYLPRYGMAPHWARAVRPMVIVFTLIGFLVTWIFDADVDAQGGAYATGVLVLISSAAIAVTIAARKAGQRGWTIGFAVISAVFLYVTVANVIERPDGVKIGACFIAGIILVSLLSRLARAFELRVTSVTLDAMAERFIRDIASRKIRFIANEPDQRDKAEYRDKIEQIRADNEIPGEDFVFVEVTVLDPSEFEASLTVRGEILHHRYRVLTLESSSIPNALAALLLHVRDATGCTPHIYFEWTEGNPFHNFLRFFLFGQGEVAPVTREVLREAEPNRARRPRVHTG; encoded by the coding sequence ATGGCCACCACCGAACACCCTCCCCCGAGTCGTCTGCGCTCCTGGATGCTGGAGGGTCTGTCGGACATGGGCAAGGGCGGCGGCCACACGGGCCCGCACGCGGAGCCCGAGCCTCCGCACAAGGGCCAGCCCTGGTACCGGGTGATGTGCCTGACCGGTGTCGACTACTTCTCCACCCTCGGCTACCAGCCCGGCATCGCGGCCCTGGCGGCCGGCCTGCTCTCCCCCGTCGCCACGATCGTCCTCGTCCTCGTCACCCTCGTCGGCGCCCTGCCCGTCTACCGCCGCGTGGCCGAGGAGAGCCCGCACGGCGAGGGCTCCATCGCCATGCTGGAACGGCTCCTGTCCTTCTGGCAGGGCAAGCTCTTCGTGCTGACCCTGCTCGGGTTCGCCGCCACCGACTTCCTGATCACCATCACGCTCTCCGCGGCCGACGCCTCCACCCACCTGGTCGAGAACCCGCACCTCAACAGCACCCTGCACAACCAGCAGATGCTGATCACCCTCATCCTGGTCGCCCTGCTCGGCGCGGTCTTCCTCAAGGGCTTCCTGGAGGCCGTCGGCGTGGCGGTCGCCCTGGTCGGCGTCTACCTCGCCCTCAACGTGGTCGTGGTGATCGTCGGCCTGTGGCACGTCGTCACCGCGGGCCATGTCATCACCGACTGGTCCAGCGCCCTGACCGCCGAGCACGGCAACGTCCTCGCCATGGTCGGCGTGGCCCTGCTGGTCTTCCCCAAGCTCGCGCTCGGCCTGTCCGGCTTCGAGACCGGCGTGGCGGTCATGCCGCACGTCAAGGGCGACGACGGCGACACCGAGGAGCACCCCAGGGGCCGTGTCCGCGACACCAAGAAGCTGCTGACGGCCGCCGCCGTGATCATGAGCGTCTTCCTGATCGCCACCAGCTTCATCACCACCCTCCTGATCCCGGAGAAGGACTTCGAGTCCGGCGGCCCGGCCAACGGCCGCGCGCTCGCCTACCTCGCCCACGAGTACCTGGGCGGCGCCTTCGGCACGGTCTACGACGTCTCCACGATCGCCATCCTGTGGTTCGCCGGGGCCTCGGCCATGGCCGGCCTGCTCAACCTGATGCCGCGCTATCTGCCCCGCTACGGCATGGCCCCGCACTGGGCCCGAGCCGTCCGCCCCATGGTCATCGTCTTCACCCTCATCGGCTTCCTGGTCACCTGGATCTTCGACGCCGACGTGGACGCCCAGGGCGGCGCCTACGCCACCGGCGTCCTGGTCCTCATCAGCTCGGCGGCGATCGCGGTGACCATCGCGGCCCGCAAGGCAGGCCAGCGGGGCTGGACGATCGGCTTCGCGGTCATCTCGGCGGTGTTCCTCTACGTCACCGTCGCGAACGTCATCGAGCGCCCCGACGGCGTCAAGATCGGCGCCTGCTTCATCGCCGGCATCATCCTGGTCTCCCTGCTCTCCCGGCTCGCCCGCGCCTTCGAGCTCCGCGTGACCAGCGTGACGCTGGACGCCATGGCGGAACGTTTCATCCGGGACATCGCCAGCCGCAAGATCCGCTTCATCGCCAACGAACCCGACCAACGCGACAAGGCCGAGTACCGCGACAAGATCGAACAGATCCGCGCCGACAACGAGATCCCCGGCGAGGACTTCGTCTTCGTCGAGGTCACTGTCCTGGACCCCTCCGAGTTCGAGGCGAGTCTCACCGTCCGCGGCGAGATCCTTCACCATCGCTACCGTGTCCTGACCCTGGAGTCCTCCTCCATCCCGAACGCCCTGGCCGCCCTCCTCCTGCACGTCCGCGACGCCACCGGCTGCACCCCCCACATCTACTTCGAGTGGACCGAGGGCAACCCGTTCCACAACTTCCTGCGGTTCTTCCTCTTCGGCCAGGGCGAGGTCGCCCCCGTCACCCGGGAAGTCCTGCGCGAGGCGGAGCCGAACCGCGCCCGCCGCCCCCGCGTACACACCGGCTGA
- a CDS encoding TOBE domain-containing protein, whose translation MTLSIRNQLPGTVTAVTPGEAMATVEVRLVGGQDLTAAITLDAAEDLGLAEGSSVRALVKSTEVSLATAPVRGVSIRNQLPGTVTAVTSGTPMATVKIAVEGGELTSAITADSATDLALAAGTPVVALIKSTEVSLATA comes from the coding sequence ATGACCCTGAGCATCCGCAACCAGCTCCCCGGAACCGTCACCGCCGTCACCCCGGGCGAGGCCATGGCGACGGTCGAGGTCCGCCTCGTCGGCGGCCAGGACCTCACGGCCGCGATCACCCTCGACGCCGCGGAGGACCTCGGTCTCGCCGAGGGCTCCTCCGTCCGCGCGCTCGTGAAGTCGACGGAGGTCTCCCTCGCCACCGCCCCGGTCCGGGGCGTGTCCATCCGCAACCAGCTCCCGGGCACGGTCACCGCCGTGACCAGCGGCACCCCCATGGCCACCGTGAAGATCGCCGTCGAGGGAGGCGAACTCACCTCCGCGATCACCGCGGACTCCGCGACCGACCTCGCCCTGGCCGCCGGCACCCCGGTCGTCGCCCTCATCAAGTCGACCGAGGTGTCCCTGGCGACCGCCTGA
- the gcvP gene encoding aminomethyl-transferring glycine dehydrogenase: protein MTAHRIPLAELEQGIPFEQRHIGPDHEARAKMLAQVGYGSLDELTAAAVPDVIKNADALDLPGARTEAEVLAELRSLADCNQVLDSMIGLGYYGTFTPPVILRNVMENPAWYTAYTPYQPEISQGRLEALLNFQTMVADLTGLPTSGASLLDEGTAAAEAMALSRRMGKNKKGLFLVDADVLPQTIAVIETRAEPTGLEVVVADLSDGIPAEVVGREINGVLVQYPGASGVVRDIKPLIDQAHELGALVTVAADLLALTLLRSPGELGADIAVGTTQRFGVPMGFGGPHAGYMAVQEKFARSLPGRLVGVSVDADGNKAYRLALQTREQHIRREKATSNICTAQVLLAVMAGMYAVYHGPDGLKGIARRTHRYANILAAGLTAGGVEVVHGNYFDTLTVRVPGKAAEVVAAARRNGVNLHLVDADRVSFACDETTARAQVAAVWEAFGVEADIEALDAATEEALPDALLRGDDFLTHPVFHQHRSETAMLRYLRRLADRDYALDRGMIPLGSCTMKLNATTEMEPVTWPEFGQLHPFAPAEQAQGYLTLIRELEERLAEVTGYDKVSLQPNAGSQGELAGLLAVRGYHRANGDEQRTVCLIPSSAHGTNAASAVMAGMKVVVVKTAGDGEIDVEDLRAKIEQHRDELAVLMITYPSTHGVFEEHVADICAQVHEAGGQVYVDGANLNALVGLAKPGHFGGDVSHLNLHKTFCIPHGGGGPGVGPVGVRAHLAPYLPNHPMQPAAGPETGVGPISAAPWGSAGILPISWAYVRLMGGEGLKRATQVAVLSANYIAKRLEPHYPVLYTGPGGLVAHECIIDLRPLTKATGVSVDDVAKRLIDYGFHAPTMSFPVAGTLMIEPTESEDLGELDRFCEAMIAIRAEIEKVGAGEWDAEDNPLRNAPHTAGALGGEWEHAYTREEAVFPGGVPVADKYWPPVRRIDQAFGDRNLVCSCPPLDAYED from the coding sequence ATGACCGCCCACCGCATTCCGCTCGCAGAGCTCGAGCAGGGGATCCCGTTCGAGCAGCGTCACATCGGTCCGGATCATGAAGCCCGCGCCAAGATGCTCGCCCAGGTCGGGTACGGCTCGCTCGACGAGCTGACCGCCGCCGCGGTGCCTGATGTGATCAAGAACGCCGATGCGCTGGACCTGCCCGGTGCGCGCACCGAGGCCGAGGTGCTGGCCGAGCTGCGGTCGCTGGCCGACTGCAACCAGGTGCTCGACTCCATGATCGGGCTCGGGTACTACGGCACCTTCACCCCGCCCGTCATCCTGCGCAACGTCATGGAGAACCCGGCCTGGTACACGGCCTACACGCCGTACCAGCCGGAGATCTCGCAGGGACGGCTGGAGGCCCTGCTCAACTTCCAGACCATGGTCGCGGACCTCACCGGGCTGCCGACCTCGGGTGCCTCGCTGCTCGACGAGGGGACCGCGGCGGCCGAGGCCATGGCGCTGTCCCGCCGGATGGGGAAGAACAAGAAGGGGCTCTTCCTCGTCGACGCCGACGTGCTGCCGCAGACGATCGCCGTGATCGAGACCCGTGCCGAGCCGACCGGCCTGGAGGTCGTGGTCGCCGACCTCAGCGACGGGATCCCGGCCGAGGTCGTCGGGCGTGAGATCAACGGCGTGCTCGTCCAGTACCCCGGCGCCTCCGGTGTCGTACGGGACATCAAGCCGCTGATCGACCAGGCTCACGAGCTCGGCGCGCTCGTGACCGTCGCCGCCGATCTGCTCGCGCTGACCCTGCTGAGGTCGCCGGGTGAGCTCGGGGCGGACATCGCGGTCGGGACCACGCAGCGGTTCGGTGTGCCGATGGGATTCGGCGGGCCGCACGCCGGATACATGGCCGTCCAGGAGAAGTTCGCCAGGAGCCTGCCCGGGCGGCTCGTGGGTGTGTCCGTGGACGCCGACGGCAACAAGGCCTACCGGCTCGCGCTGCAGACGCGTGAGCAGCACATCCGCCGGGAGAAGGCGACCAGCAACATCTGCACCGCGCAGGTGCTGCTCGCGGTCATGGCCGGGATGTACGCCGTCTACCACGGCCCCGACGGGCTGAAGGGCATCGCGCGGCGGACGCACCGGTACGCGAACATCCTCGCGGCGGGGCTGACGGCCGGCGGGGTCGAGGTCGTGCACGGGAACTACTTCGACACGCTGACCGTGCGGGTGCCGGGGAAGGCCGCCGAGGTCGTCGCCGCGGCGCGGCGGAACGGTGTCAACCTGCACCTGGTCGACGCCGACCGGGTGTCCTTCGCCTGCGACGAGACCACCGCGCGGGCCCAGGTGGCCGCCGTGTGGGAGGCCTTCGGGGTCGAGGCCGACATCGAGGCGCTGGACGCGGCCACCGAGGAGGCGCTGCCCGACGCGCTGCTGCGCGGCGACGACTTCCTCACCCACCCCGTCTTCCACCAGCACCGCTCCGAGACCGCGATGCTGCGCTACCTGCGCCGGCTCGCCGACCGCGACTACGCGCTCGACCGCGGCATGATCCCGCTGGGCTCCTGCACCATGAAGCTCAACGCGACCACCGAGATGGAGCCGGTCACCTGGCCCGAGTTCGGGCAGCTGCACCCCTTCGCTCCCGCCGAGCAGGCGCAGGGCTATCTGACGCTGATCCGGGAGCTGGAGGAGCGGCTCGCCGAGGTCACCGGGTACGACAAGGTGTCCCTGCAGCCCAACGCCGGTTCGCAGGGTGAGCTGGCCGGCCTGCTCGCCGTCCGTGGGTACCACCGGGCGAACGGGGACGAGCAGCGGACCGTGTGCCTGATCCCGTCGTCCGCGCACGGGACCAACGCGGCCAGTGCCGTGATGGCGGGCATGAAGGTCGTCGTGGTGAAGACCGCCGGAGACGGTGAGATCGACGTCGAGGACCTGCGGGCCAAGATCGAGCAGCACCGCGACGAGCTGGCCGTGCTGATGATCACGTACCCCTCGACGCACGGGGTGTTCGAGGAGCACGTCGCCGACATCTGCGCCCAGGTGCACGAGGCCGGCGGGCAGGTGTACGTCGACGGGGCCAACCTCAACGCGCTGGTGGGCCTGGCCAAGCCGGGGCACTTCGGCGGTGACGTCTCGCACCTGAACCTGCACAAGACCTTCTGCATCCCGCACGGCGGCGGTGGTCCGGGCGTGGGTCCGGTGGGCGTACGGGCGCACCTGGCGCCGTATCTGCCCAACCACCCGATGCAGCCCGCGGCCGGCCCCGAGACGGGCGTCGGGCCCATCTCGGCGGCGCCCTGGGGGTCCGCGGGGATCCTGCCCATCTCGTGGGCGTACGTCCGGCTCATGGGCGGCGAGGGGCTCAAGCGGGCCACGCAGGTGGCGGTGCTCTCCGCCAACTACATCGCCAAGCGTCTCGAGCCGCACTACCCCGTGCTCTACACCGGCCCCGGCGGGCTGGTCGCGCACGAGTGCATCATCGACCTGCGGCCGCTGACCAAGGCGACCGGGGTGAGCGTCGACGACGTGGCCAAGCGGCTCATCGACTACGGCTTCCACGCGCCGACCATGTCGTTCCCGGTGGCCGGGACGCTGATGATCGAGCCGACCGAGTCCGAGGACCTGGGCGAGCTCGACCGGTTCTGCGAGGCGATGATCGCCATTCGCGCGGAGATCGAGAAGGTCGGGGCCGGGGAGTGGGACGCGGAGGACAACCCGCTGCGCAACGCCCCGCACACCGCCGGGGCGCTCGGTGGGGAGTGGGAGCACGCGTACACGCGCGAGGAGGCGGTCTTCCCGGGCGGTGTCCCGGTCGCGGACAAGTACTGGCCGCCGGTGCGGCGGATCGACCAGGCGTTCGGTGACCGGAACCTGGTGTGTTCGTGCCCGCCCCTGGACGCGTACGAGGACTGA
- a CDS encoding PRC-barrel domain-containing protein yields MQTDIDPRNLIGRKAFDRNGTKIGTVDEVYLDDATGVPEWAAIRTGLFSRDAFVPLEPSELVDGTLHVPFDRTLIKEAPDFGVGRHLSPDQELQLYHHYGLDVAAPPAFPDHDFGKLAGMGDVET; encoded by the coding sequence GTGCAGACCGACATCGATCCGCGCAACCTGATCGGCCGCAAGGCGTTCGACCGCAACGGCACCAAGATCGGCACCGTCGACGAGGTCTACCTCGACGACGCGACAGGCGTGCCGGAGTGGGCCGCCATACGCACCGGCCTCTTCTCCCGGGACGCCTTCGTCCCCCTGGAGCCCAGCGAACTGGTCGACGGCACCCTGCACGTCCCCTTCGACCGCACGCTCATCAAGGAGGCCCCCGACTTCGGCGTGGGCCGCCACCTCTCCCCCGACCAGGAACTCCAGCTCTACCACCACTACGGCCTGGACGTGGCCGCACCCCCCGCCTTCCCGGACCACGACTTCGGCAAGCTGGCAGGCATGGGGGACGTGGAGACCTGA
- a CDS encoding DNA polymerase IV, which produces MRKAPTILHLDMDAFYASAEQASKPSLRGKAVVVGGLGPRGVVATASYEARVFGVHSAMPMAQARRLAPNAAYLVPRFGFYKAISEQVMGLLRELSPLVEPLSLDEAFVDLEAGGAAWDEASARLVGARLRADIRAVTGLTGSVGLAASKMLAKIASEQAKPDGLVVIEPGTERAMLGPMSVRTLPGVGPATGDHLRRAGIHTVDEIVEAGEDELVRLLGKAHGHGLYAMALARDERAVVAEREAKSVSVEDTYDVDIHDRVRVGFEVQRLADRCVRRLREAGLSGRTIVLKVRRYDFSTLTRSETLRGPTDDPAVVREAALRLLEGVDSTGGVRLLGVGVSGLADFTQEDLFAQAAGQGAEHPVEEVADEVPVEERDVVVERRWVAGHDVRHAEYGHGWVQGSGLGRVTVRFETPDSEPGRVRTFLVDDPALETAEPLPLVAVVGGRRGGS; this is translated from the coding sequence GTGAGAAAAGCGCCCACGATCCTGCATCTCGACATGGATGCCTTCTACGCCTCGGCGGAGCAGGCGTCCAAGCCGAGTCTGCGCGGGAAGGCCGTCGTCGTGGGCGGGCTGGGGCCGCGGGGTGTGGTGGCCACCGCGTCCTACGAGGCCCGGGTGTTCGGGGTGCACTCGGCGATGCCCATGGCCCAGGCGAGGCGGCTCGCGCCGAACGCCGCGTATCTGGTGCCGCGCTTCGGGTTCTACAAGGCGATCAGCGAGCAGGTGATGGGGCTGCTGCGGGAGTTGTCGCCGCTGGTGGAGCCACTGAGCCTGGACGAGGCGTTCGTGGATCTGGAGGCCGGGGGAGCCGCCTGGGACGAGGCGTCGGCGCGGCTGGTCGGGGCGAGACTGCGGGCCGACATACGGGCCGTCACGGGACTCACGGGGTCGGTGGGGCTGGCCGCGTCGAAGATGCTCGCGAAGATCGCCTCCGAGCAGGCCAAGCCGGACGGCTTGGTGGTGATCGAGCCGGGCACCGAGCGGGCCATGCTCGGGCCGATGTCGGTGCGGACCCTGCCCGGGGTGGGGCCGGCGACGGGGGACCATCTGCGGCGGGCGGGGATCCACACGGTCGACGAGATCGTCGAGGCGGGGGAGGACGAGCTCGTACGGCTGCTCGGGAAGGCGCACGGGCACGGGCTCTACGCGATGGCGCTGGCGCGGGACGAGCGGGCCGTGGTGGCGGAGCGGGAGGCCAAGTCGGTGTCGGTGGAGGACACCTACGACGTCGACATCCATGACCGGGTGCGGGTGGGGTTCGAGGTGCAGCGGTTGGCGGACCGGTGTGTGCGGAGGTTGCGGGAGGCCGGCCTGTCGGGGCGGACCATCGTGCTGAAGGTGCGGCGGTACGACTTCTCGACGTTGACGCGGTCCGAGACCCTGCGGGGACCCACGGATGATCCCGCGGTGGTGCGGGAGGCTGCCCTGCGGCTGCTGGAGGGCGTCGACTCGACGGGGGGTGTGCGGTTGCTGGGGGTCGGGGTCTCCGGGCTCGCCGACTTCACCCAGGAGGATCTGTTCGCCCAGGCCGCGGGCCAGGGAGCGGAGCACCCCGTCGAGGAGGTGGCGGACGAGGTTCCGGTCGAGGAGCGGGACGTGGTGGTCGAGCGCCGGTGGGTCGCCGGACATGACGTGCGGCACGCCGAGTACGGGCACGGGTGGGTGCAGGGGAGCGGGCTGGGGCGGGTGACCGTGCGGTTCGAGACGCCGGATTCGGAGCCGGGGCGGGTGCGGACGTTTCTTGTCGACGATCCCGCGCTGGAGACGGCTGAGCCGTTGCCGTTGGTTGCGGTGGTGGGGGGTCGTCGGGGGGGTTCTTGA
- a CDS encoding MerR family transcriptional regulator: MRSSGDGTAGGAPGRSLGASGPYPLHTSAADHHAPQRPAAVPSSGGATSMASEQIGYRGPTACAAAGITYRQLDYWARTGLVEPSVRPAYGSGTQRLYSFRDVVVLKIVKRFLDTGVSLQNIRTTVQHLRERGFQDLERMTLMSDGATVYECTSPDEVHALLQGGQGVFGIAVGVVWRDVESALSQLHGERIDTGETLVGHNPADELARRRNRAV, encoded by the coding sequence GTGAGAAGCAGCGGCGACGGTACGGCTGGGGGTGCCCCCGGACGGAGTCTCGGGGCGAGCGGTCCGTACCCGCTTCACACCAGCGCGGCCGATCATCATGCTCCGCAGCGACCGGCGGCCGTGCCGAGCAGCGGAGGGGCGACGTCCATGGCGTCCGAGCAGATCGGCTATCGCGGTCCCACGGCGTGCGCGGCCGCCGGCATCACCTACCGGCAACTGGACTACTGGGCGCGCACCGGGCTCGTGGAGCCGAGCGTGCGGCCCGCCTACGGGTCGGGGACACAGCGGCTCTACAGCTTCCGGGACGTCGTCGTCCTGAAGATCGTCAAGCGGTTCCTCGACACCGGAGTGTCGCTGCAGAACATCCGCACCACGGTCCAGCACCTGCGGGAGCGCGGATTCCAGGACCTGGAGCGCATGACGCTCATGAGCGACGGGGCCACGGTCTACGAGTGCACCTCGCCCGACGAGGTCCACGCACTGCTCCAGGGCGGCCAGGGGGTCTTCGGGATCGCCGTGGGGGTGGTGTGGCGGGACGTCGAGAGCGCCCTGTCGCAGCTGCACGGGGAGCGCATCGACACCGGGGAGACGCTCGTCGGGCACAACCCCGCGGACGAGCTGGCCAGGCGCCGCAACAGGGCGGTCTGA
- a CDS encoding bifunctional nuclease family protein, whose translation MNELDVVGVRVEMPSNQPIVLLREVGGDRYLPIWIGPGEATAIAFAQQGMAPARPLTHDLFKDVLEAVGQELTEVRITDLREGVFYAELVFASGVEVSARPSDAIALALRTGTPIYGSDGVLDDAGIAIPDEQEDEVEKFREFLDQISPEDFGTSSQ comes from the coding sequence GTGAACGAGCTCGATGTCGTAGGTGTCCGGGTCGAAATGCCCTCCAACCAACCGATCGTGCTCCTGCGTGAAGTGGGAGGCGACCGCTACCTCCCCATCTGGATCGGGCCGGGGGAGGCGACGGCGATCGCCTTCGCGCAGCAGGGCATGGCCCCCGCACGACCGCTGACCCACGACCTGTTCAAGGACGTGCTGGAGGCGGTCGGCCAGGAGCTCACCGAAGTGCGCATCACGGATCTCCGTGAGGGCGTCTTCTACGCGGAGCTGGTCTTCGCCAGCGGGGTCGAGGTGAGCGCGCGGCCGTCCGACGCCATAGCGCTGGCCCTGCGCACCGGGACGCCGATCTACGGCAGCGACGGAGTGCTCGACGACGCCGGTATCGCCATTCCGGACGAGCAGGAGGACGAAGTGGAGAAGTTCCGCGAGTTCCTCGACCAGATCTCCCCCGAGGACTTCGGCACCAGCAGTCAGTGA